The bacterium BMS3Abin02 genome contains the following window.
CCATACCAGGACATCATCCACGACCTGCGAGACCGAATCGACCTTCCGCTGGCCGCGTATCAGGTGTCCGGCGAGTTCTCCATGATCGAGGCGGCAGCCGCCAACGGATGGCTCGACAGGGACAGGGTGATACTCGAATCGCTCGTCGGGATCGCCCGGGCGGGCGCAGACGTCATCCTCACCTACTTCGCGCTCGACGCCGCGCGGATGCTCAGGGAGCAATGATGAGCACGCTGTGGGATCGGGCCAGGGCAGTCATGCCGGGCGGCGTCAACTCGCCGGTGCGGGCATTCGGCGCCGTCGGCGGAACCCCCCCGTTCATCCTCGATGGAGACGGCGCTCGCATTCGGACGGCCGGCGGTGAACAACTGATCGACTTCATCGCGTCGTGGGGGGCATTGATCCTCGGCCATGCCCGGGCCGAAGTCGTTCGCGCCGTCCAGGATGCCGCAGCCGGCGGCACATCGTTCGGCGTTCCCACTCCTGCCGAGGTGGAACTCGCCGAACTGGTCGTCGACATGGTGCCGTCGGTCGAGATCGTCCGGATGGTCAACAGTGGAACGGAGGCGACGGCCTCGGCGATTCGACTCGCGAGGGCGGCGACGGGACGTTCCGTCATCGTGAAGTTCGAAGGTGGCTACCACGGCCACGCGGATCCGTTTCTGGTCAAGGCCGGCAGCGGCCTTGCGACCTTCGGTGCCCCCAGCAGCCCCGGTGTTCCTCCGGGCACCACCGCTGACACACGGGTCGCCCGCTACAACGACCTGGCGTCTGTGGAGGCGTTGCTGGACGACACCGTGGCGACGGTGATCGTCGAACCGGTTGCAGGCAACATGGGGTGCATCCCGCCTGTCCCCGGTTTCCTCGCAGGTCTCCGTTCCCTGTGTGATCGCCACGGTGCCCTGCTCATCTTC
Protein-coding sequences here:
- the hemL gene encoding glutamate-1-semialdehyde 2,1-aminomutase; the protein is MSTLWDRARAVMPGGVNSPVRAFGAVGGTPPFILDGDGARIRTAGGEQLIDFIASWGALILGHARAEVVRAVQDAAAGGTSFGVPTPAEVELAELVVDMVPSVEIVRMVNSGTEATASAIRLARAATGRSVIVKFEGGYHGHADPFLVKAGSGLATFGAPSSPGVPPGTTADTRVARYNDLASVEALLDDTVATVIVEPVAGNMGCIPPVPGFLAGLRSLCDRHGALLIFDEVMTGFRVGPTSAQGLYGVTPDLTTLGKVMAGGAPAAAYGGREDLMRMIAPDGPVYQAGTLAGNPLATAAGLVTLRYLRDHPELYERFDEAGSRIANCIEAAAKRAGMSATVHHVGGMIGVFLGIEHADTWDDVVDIDTALFSRFFHAALRRGVLIPPSAFETWFLMEAHLDGPLDEALEIIEEAIEEAGA